A single genomic interval of Paracoccus contaminans harbors:
- a CDS encoding zinc ABC transporter substrate-binding protein: protein MARLFLAALAALVPTLGAAGAPQVVTDILPVQALAARVMEGVGEPALLVRPGASPHEYALKPSEAAALEKAQVVFFVGPELSPWLVRPVETLAPKAVHVRLLGAAGTQTLTNREGATFELPDEDHDHHHGGGDDHEDHGGDHGGDHGGDHHGHHHEPGGIDPHAWLDPENGKAWTRAMAAELSRIDPANAARYRANADAAVAEIDAAEADTAAALRPLGDVRFLAFHDAFQYLEHRFGIGAAGSVSASDAATPGPRRIATLRDAMDARQVSCVLAEPQFDPDLLGAALGGHKIPTVVIDPLGGDVPAGPGRYPAMIRAMGKALQDCGRTGH from the coding sequence ATGGCAAGGCTTTTCCTCGCGGCGCTGGCCGCGCTGGTTCCCACCCTGGGGGCAGCGGGCGCGCCGCAGGTCGTGACGGACATCCTGCCCGTGCAGGCCCTGGCCGCGCGGGTGATGGAGGGCGTGGGCGAACCCGCGCTGCTGGTCCGGCCGGGCGCGTCGCCCCATGAATATGCGCTCAAGCCCTCGGAGGCGGCGGCGCTGGAAAAGGCGCAGGTGGTGTTCTTCGTCGGGCCCGAACTGTCGCCATGGCTGGTGCGGCCGGTGGAAACGCTGGCGCCCAAGGCGGTGCATGTCAGGCTGCTGGGCGCGGCGGGAACGCAGACCCTGACCAACCGCGAGGGCGCGACATTCGAACTGCCGGACGAGGATCACGACCACCATCACGGCGGCGGGGATGACCACGAGGATCATGGCGGGGATCACGGCGGCGATCACGGCGGCGATCACCACGGCCATCATCACGAGCCTGGGGGCATCGACCCCCATGCCTGGCTGGACCCCGAGAACGGCAAGGCCTGGACGCGCGCGATGGCGGCCGAACTGTCCCGGATCGACCCCGCGAATGCGGCCCGCTATCGGGCCAATGCCGATGCGGCGGTGGCCGAGATCGACGCCGCCGAGGCGGACACCGCAGCGGCGCTGCGCCCGCTGGGCGATGTGCGGTTCCTGGCCTTTCATGATGCGTTCCAGTATCTGGAACACCGCTTCGGGATCGGCGCGGCAGGATCGGTGTCGGCCAGCGATGCGGCCACGCCCGGACCGCGGCGGATCGCCACGCTGCGCGACGCCATGGATGCCCGCCAGGTCAGCTGCGTGCTGGCCGAGCCGCAGTTCGATCCCGACCTGCTGGGCGCCGCCCTTGGCGGGCACAAGATCCCCACGGTCGTCATCGACCCGCTGGGCGGGGATGTTCCCGCCGGTCCGGGCCGCTATCCCGCGATGATCCGGGCGATGGGCAAGGCCCTGCAGGACTGCGGCAGGACGGGTCACTGA
- a CDS encoding ATP-binding cassette domain-containing protein, with the protein MSAGELLVSLHDAGVTLGGQRILHGIDLVVRRGEIITVLGPNGSGKTTLMRVILGVIRPSAGRLERAAGLRMAYVPQRLSVDPLLPITAARFLDLPQRRGRGAVAAALDRAELGAAADRPLAALSGGQMQRLLLARALLGAPDLLILDEGTAGLDQPGIAAYYDRIAHVRAETGCAVLMVSHDLQIVMRASDRVICLNGHICCQGTPESVSLSPAYRALSGPAGSVLGLYRHHHDHVHADGIAEPAQGGLR; encoded by the coding sequence ATGAGCGCGGGCGAGCTGCTGGTCAGCCTGCATGATGCAGGGGTGACGCTGGGCGGCCAGCGCATCCTGCACGGCATCGACCTTGTCGTCCGGCGCGGCGAGATCATCACCGTCCTGGGTCCGAACGGGTCGGGCAAGACGACCCTGATGCGCGTGATCCTGGGGGTGATCCGGCCCTCGGCGGGGCGGTTGGAGCGTGCCGCAGGGCTGCGCATGGCCTATGTGCCCCAGCGCCTGTCCGTGGACCCGCTGCTGCCGATCACGGCGGCGCGCTTTCTGGACCTGCCGCAGCGCCGGGGCAGGGGGGCGGTCGCGGCGGCGCTGGACCGGGCCGAACTGGGCGCGGCGGCTGACCGGCCCCTTGCCGCCCTGTCGGGCGGACAGATGCAGCGGCTGCTGCTGGCGCGGGCGCTGCTGGGCGCGCCCGATCTGCTGATCCTGGACGAGGGAACCGCCGGCCTCGACCAGCCGGGGATCGCCGCCTATTACGACCGTATCGCCCATGTGCGGGCGGAAACGGGCTGCGCTGTGCTGATGGTCAGCCACGACCTTCAGATCGTCATGCGCGCATCCGACCGCGTCATCTGCCTGAACGGGCACATCTGCTGCCAGGGCACGCCCGAATCGGTTTCGCTGTCCCCCGCCTATCGCGCCCTGTCGGGGCCGGCCGGGTCGGTTCTGGGGCTTTACCGCCATCACCACGATCACGTCCATGCCGACGGGATCGCCGAACCGGCCCAGGGGGGGCTGCGCTGA
- a CDS encoding Fur family transcriptional regulator, which yields MHDHACCIADALSHLEAHCAANGLQLTPVRRRVMDILLEQHRALGAYDILARLRDEGLGSQPPVVYRALDFLVRAGFVHRVETLNAFVACSRSGAGHAPAFLICRNCRTVIETPAEPSAGVLAGAAQEAGFAIETAVSEAEGLCAQCLGSAA from the coding sequence ATGCATGACCATGCCTGCTGCATCGCCGACGCGCTGTCGCATCTCGAGGCGCACTGCGCCGCGAACGGGCTTCAGCTTACCCCGGTGCGCCGGCGCGTGATGGACATCCTGCTTGAACAGCACCGCGCCCTCGGCGCCTACGACATCCTGGCGCGCCTGCGGGACGAAGGGCTGGGCAGCCAACCCCCTGTGGTCTATCGCGCCCTTGATTTCCTGGTCCGCGCCGGGTTCGTCCACCGGGTCGAGACGCTGAACGCCTTTGTCGCCTGCTCGCGCTCGGGCGCGGGGCATGCGCCGGCCTTTCTGATCTGCCGCAACTGCCGCACCGTCATCGAAACGCCGGCCGAGCCATCAGCCGGCGTTCTGGCCGGCGCCGCGCAAGAGGCCGGCTTTGCCATCGAAACCGCCGTCAGCGAGGCCGAGGGCCTGTGCGCGCAGTGCCTTGGCAGCGCGGCATGA
- the ptsP gene encoding phosphoenolpyruvate--protein phosphotransferase — MPESLESESRKLLGRLRDTLAAPGDGQARLDRITHHIADSMRSNVCSVYLFRDPDTLELCASCGLRPESVHRTRLRLGEGLVGRVARTGRPINTADAPSQAGFRYMPETGEEVFPSFLGVPIRRVGERLGVLVVQSREAREYSEDEIYGLEVVAMVLAEMAELGAFVGNEAHPLTHRFPAVFRGTGGQEGAAEGQVWLHEPRVVITNPVGDDPAKERARLTEAVAVLRDTVEQMVASAEMGGGEGEAVLEAYRMFANSRSWLRRMEEDIDLGLSAEAAVEKEQSQTRARLESAADPYLRDRLHDLDDLSNRLLRILTGQGKDTGGTMPANPILVARNIGPAELLDYGRSLRGVVLEDGSVGSHAAVVARALAIPLVIHAARIRSEALNGDPILIDGDAGIVHLRPEDSVAAAFRDKIAMQAEAQERYAGLRALPATAQCGTTVRLFMNAGLMADLPSIDSSGAEGVGLFRTELQFLTRPRVPRRSELAGLYARVIENARGKPVVFRTLDIGSDKVLPYMKRLDEPNPAMGWRAIRVGLDKKGVLQMQLQALIRASAGRPLNVMFPFIADQDEFAQGRAMLVEQIGREAQMGRPVPAELRVGAMLETPSLAFAPPAFFRQCDFVSIGGNDLKQFFYAADRENERVRRRYDTLSTPFLDLIGMIVDRCGQAGVPLSFCGEDAGRPVEAAVFAALGLRQLSMRPASIGPVKSLIRRIDLAALRVAIDAARAEGATNLRPAVTAFLAASGAQV; from the coding sequence ATGCCGGAAAGCCTGGAAAGCGAATCGCGCAAGCTGCTGGGCCGGCTGCGTGACACGCTTGCCGCGCCGGGCGACGGACAGGCGCGGCTGGACCGCATCACCCATCACATCGCCGATTCGATGCGCTCGAATGTGTGTTCGGTCTATCTGTTCCGCGATCCCGACACGCTGGAGCTGTGCGCAAGCTGCGGCTTGCGCCCGGAATCGGTCCACCGCACCCGGCTGCGCCTGGGCGAGGGGCTGGTCGGCCGTGTCGCGCGCACGGGCCGGCCCATCAATACGGCCGATGCGCCCTCGCAGGCCGGTTTCCGCTACATGCCCGAAACGGGCGAGGAGGTGTTCCCCTCGTTCCTGGGCGTGCCGATCCGGCGCGTGGGCGAGCGGCTGGGCGTGCTGGTCGTGCAGTCGCGCGAGGCGCGCGAATATTCCGAGGACGAGATCTACGGGCTTGAGGTCGTGGCGATGGTCCTGGCCGAGATGGCCGAACTGGGCGCCTTCGTCGGCAACGAGGCCCATCCCCTGACCCACCGCTTTCCCGCCGTCTTTCGCGGCACCGGCGGGCAGGAGGGCGCGGCCGAAGGGCAGGTCTGGCTGCACGAGCCGCGCGTGGTCATCACCAATCCCGTCGGCGACGACCCGGCCAAGGAACGCGCGCGCCTGACCGAGGCCGTCGCCGTGCTGCGCGACACCGTCGAGCAGATGGTCGCCAGCGCCGAGATGGGCGGCGGCGAGGGCGAGGCGGTGCTGGAAGCCTACCGGATGTTCGCCAATTCGCGCAGCTGGCTGCGCCGGATGGAGGAAGACATCGACTTGGGCCTTTCGGCCGAGGCGGCGGTCGAGAAGGAACAGTCGCAGACCCGCGCGCGGCTGGAAAGCGCGGCCGATCCCTATCTGCGCGACCGGCTGCACGATCTGGACGATCTGTCCAACCGCCTGCTGCGCATCCTGACGGGGCAGGGCAAGGATACCGGCGGGACGATGCCGGCCAATCCGATCCTGGTGGCGCGCAATATCGGGCCGGCCGAGCTGCTGGATTATGGCCGCAGCCTGCGGGGCGTGGTGCTCGAGGACGGTTCGGTCGGCAGCCACGCGGCGGTGGTCGCGCGGGCGCTGGCGATCCCGCTGGTGATCCATGCCGCCCGCATCCGGTCCGAGGCGCTGAACGGCGATCCCATCCTGATCGATGGGGATGCCGGGATCGTCCATCTGCGTCCCGAGGATTCCGTTGCCGCCGCCTTTCGCGACAAGATCGCCATGCAGGCCGAGGCGCAGGAACGCTATGCCGGGCTGCGCGCCCTGCCGGCGACCGCGCAATGCGGCACGACGGTGCGGCTGTTCATGAATGCCGGGCTGATGGCCGACCTGCCCAGCATCGACAGCTCGGGCGCCGAAGGGGTGGGGCTGTTCCGCACCGAGCTGCAATTCCTGACCCGGCCCCGCGTTCCCCGGCGCAGCGAGCTGGCCGGCCTTTATGCGCGGGTGATCGAGAATGCGCGCGGCAAGCCCGTGGTGTTCCGCACGCTCGATATCGGATCGGACAAGGTCCTGCCCTACATGAAGCGCCTGGACGAGCCGAACCCGGCGATGGGCTGGCGCGCGATCCGCGTCGGGCTGGACAAGAAGGGCGTGCTTCAGATGCAGTTGCAGGCGCTGATCCGCGCCAGCGCCGGGCGTCCGCTCAACGTGATGTTCCCCTTCATCGCCGACCAGGACGAATTCGCCCAGGGGCGCGCCATGCTGGTCGAGCAGATCGGGCGCGAGGCGCAGATGGGCCGCCCGGTCCCCGCCGAGCTGCGCGTGGGCGCGATGCTGGAAACCCCTTCGCTGGCCTTCGCCCCGCCCGCCTTTTTCCGGCAATGCGATTTCGTGTCGATCGGGGGCAACGATCTCAAGCAGTTCTTCTATGCCGCGGACCGCGAGAACGAGCGTGTCCGCCGCCGCTATGACACGCTGTCCACGCCGTTCCTGGACCTGATCGGCATGATCGTGGACCGCTGCGGCCAGGCGGGCGTGCCGCTGAGCTTTTGCGGCGAGGATGCCGGCCGGCCGGTCGAGGCGGCGGTGTTCGCCGCCCTGGGCCTGCGGCAGCTGTCGATGCGGCCCGCCTCGATCGGGCCGGTCAAGTCGCTGATCCGCCGCATCGACCTAGCCGCCCTGCGCGTCGCGATCGACGCGGCGCGCGCGGAAGGGGCGACGAACCTGCGCCCGGCCGTGACCGCCTTCCTGGCCGCGTCGGGCGCGCAGGTCTGA
- a CDS encoding metal ABC transporter permease, whose product MLDGFMIRAACAGVGVALACAPLGCFVAWRRMAYYGDATAHAALLGVALSLALDLPLTPAIVGVALTMAAAVSGLSGRQSADAMLGVLSHAALAAGLVAVSFLQGVRSDLSAWLFGDLLSVTRSDLVVIWLGAGAVILLIGWRWSRLILATLSPEMAVADRIDPRREQWALNIALALVVAVGIRIVGALLISAMLIIPAAAARPLSRSPEAMVALTALAGVAATLGGLGAAWRLDTPSGPTIICAAAALFALGTAAGAIRQAVQRGARAGQG is encoded by the coding sequence ATGCTGGACGGCTTCATGATCCGCGCGGCCTGTGCGGGGGTGGGGGTGGCGCTTGCCTGTGCGCCGCTGGGCTGCTTTGTCGCTTGGCGGCGGATGGCCTATTACGGCGATGCGACGGCGCATGCCGCGCTGCTGGGCGTGGCGCTGTCGCTGGCGCTGGACCTGCCGCTGACGCCCGCGATCGTGGGGGTGGCCCTGACGATGGCCGCCGCCGTCTCGGGGCTGAGCGGGCGCCAATCGGCCGACGCCATGCTGGGGGTGCTGTCCCATGCGGCGCTGGCCGCCGGATTGGTGGCGGTGTCCTTCCTGCAGGGCGTGCGCAGCGACCTGAGCGCCTGGCTGTTCGGCGATCTGCTGTCCGTCACCCGGTCCGATCTGGTGGTGATCTGGCTGGGGGCAGGCGCTGTGATCCTGCTGATCGGCTGGCGCTGGTCGCGGCTGATCCTGGCGACGCTTTCGCCCGAAATGGCCGTCGCCGACCGGATCGACCCCCGGCGCGAGCAATGGGCGCTGAACATCGCGCTTGCGCTGGTCGTCGCGGTCGGCATCCGCATCGTCGGCGCGCTGCTGATCAGCGCCATGCTCATCATCCCCGCCGCGGCCGCGCGGCCCCTGTCGCGCAGCCCCGAGGCGATGGTTGCGCTGACCGCCCTGGCCGGCGTTGCCGCGACCCTGGGCGGCCTTGGCGCCGCCTGGCGCCTTGATACGCCCTCAGGGCCGACGATCATCTGCGCCGCGGCGGCGCTGTTCGCGCTGGGCACGGCGGCAGGCGCGATCCGGCAGGCCGTGCAGCGCGGCGCCCGCGCCGGGCAGGGCTGA